In one Geoglobus acetivorans genomic region, the following are encoded:
- a CDS encoding CDP-alcohol phosphatidyltransferase family protein: protein MLSRYKAGLTPKLGFLTGRLSTLGIRPNHLSVLGFLFGITSALLLVYGMRFPGVFFLILSGLMDALDGALARNENLKTEFGGFLDSVLDRYVDIAIIIGAGVYSGHILLATIAMAGALLVSYTRARAEAIIEKCDVGIAERGERTIILIIGLLTGYVYHALLLIAILAHITAVQRIYHTYSHSR from the coding sequence ATGTTAAGCAGATATAAAGCTGGTCTGACCCCGAAGCTTGGCTTTTTAACAGGACGGTTAAGCACTCTCGGCATTCGTCCAAATCACCTTTCTGTACTGGGTTTCCTGTTCGGCATCACATCAGCATTGCTGCTGGTTTATGGCATGCGTTTTCCCGGTGTGTTCTTTTTGATACTGAGCGGTTTAATGGACGCTCTCGATGGAGCCCTTGCAAGAAACGAAAATCTCAAGACAGAGTTCGGTGGATTTCTGGATTCCGTTCTCGACAGATATGTCGATATCGCCATCATTATTGGGGCAGGAGTTTACTCCGGACACATTTTGCTCGCCACGATAGCCATGGCAGGGGCGCTGCTCGTGAGTTACACCAGAGCGAGGGCCGAGGCGATAATAGAAAAATGCGATGTTGGAATTGCGGAAAGAGGTGAGAGGACTATAATACTGATTATCGGCCTTCTAACGGGATACGTTTACCATGCTCTCCTCCTGATAGCCATTCTTGCCCACATAACCGCAGTTCAGAGGATATACCACACCTATTCTCATAGCAGATAA
- a CDS encoding transcriptional regulator, translated as MKTPCELYASKIVPAIRGELARELVGRGHKKKDVAKMLGITVSAVSQYVHRKRGVAENEYIKSKIKEIADAIEEGTMTEEEKSSLLCEICSIFRREVDVKQI; from the coding sequence ATGAAAACACCATGCGAACTCTATGCCTCAAAGATAGTCCCTGCAATCAGAGGAGAGCTTGCGAGAGAACTCGTGGGGCGAGGACACAAAAAGAAAGACGTGGCAAAAATGCTGGGAATCACCGTTTCGGCGGTAAGCCAGTACGTTCACAGAAAAAGGGGGGTGGCTGAAAACGAGTACATCAAGAGCAAGATAAAGGAAATTGCCGATGCTATCGAGGAAGGCACGATGACCGAAGAGGAGAAGTCCTCCTTGCTGTGCGAGATTTGCAGCATATTCAGAAGGGAGGTTGATGTTAAGCAGATATAA
- a CDS encoding potassium channel family protein: MPKTVKELLVEIKDTTELMVDLAYSAILFDNEDIAEEVLDLEGKISDLIRQLRVVSILAGRRAEEAELVSSVLHIASAAQKIGESAGDIATLVLRGFKLPKEMVNEILLESEETLVRAVVSEDSEIADRTLGEIRLHSITGMKVIAIKRGFDWIFDPDRDVKIRRGDVLFARGDISGVKDFFRLASNKEIHMESSEIKDKRLEKTVSILIEIKDLSELSVDLGYSSIIFYNEDIAQEVYYLEEKIDNLKMELLKWTLQAAKNAEGDDEIKILMSLIEIAYSSEVIADAAKDIAGIVVNQLEIHPIFKTAMLESDEIIAVVEVLKGCELDGKTLGEARVETNTGMHVLAIKRGNRWITKPRASTKIEAGDLLFVKGPKEGEKALTQLCSISLPA, translated from the coding sequence ATGCCCAAAACCGTAAAGGAGTTGCTTGTAGAAATTAAAGACACCACCGAGCTGATGGTTGACCTGGCATATTCCGCTATTCTGTTCGATAACGAAGATATTGCCGAGGAGGTTCTTGATCTCGAAGGAAAAATAAGTGATCTGATCAGACAGCTCAGGGTAGTTTCAATTCTTGCAGGGAGAAGGGCAGAGGAGGCAGAACTGGTTTCGTCTGTCCTGCACATAGCTTCAGCCGCACAGAAAATCGGTGAATCTGCAGGTGATATTGCTACTCTGGTTTTGAGGGGTTTCAAGCTACCCAAGGAAATGGTCAACGAAATCCTTCTGGAAAGCGAGGAAACCCTCGTCAGGGCTGTGGTCTCCGAGGACTCGGAAATAGCAGACAGAACACTCGGAGAAATACGGCTTCACAGCATTACCGGCATGAAAGTGATAGCCATAAAAAGGGGGTTTGACTGGATATTTGACCCGGACAGAGATGTGAAAATAAGGAGAGGAGATGTGCTTTTTGCAAGAGGCGACATTTCAGGAGTTAAGGACTTTTTCAGACTTGCAAGCAACAAGGAGATTCACATGGAAAGCTCTGAAATCAAGGATAAGCGTCTCGAAAAAACCGTGAGCATTCTGATCGAGATAAAGGATCTCTCCGAACTGTCTGTGGATCTGGGGTACTCGTCCATAATCTTCTACAATGAGGACATAGCTCAGGAGGTGTACTATCTTGAAGAGAAGATAGACAATCTGAAGATGGAATTACTGAAGTGGACCCTTCAGGCAGCGAAAAATGCAGAAGGTGATGACGAAATAAAGATTCTGATGTCCCTCATAGAAATTGCATACTCTTCGGAGGTTATTGCAGATGCCGCAAAGGATATCGCCGGAATTGTCGTCAATCAGCTTGAAATACACCCGATTTTCAAAACCGCAATGCTTGAAAGTGATGAGATTATAGCGGTTGTTGAGGTTCTTAAAGGCTGCGAGCTTGATGGAAAGACCCTCGGAGAGGCAAGAGTTGAAACCAACACTGGAATGCACGTGCTTGCAATTAAAAGAGGCAACAGATGGATAACGAAGCCAAGAGCATCAACAAAAATTGAGGCGGGAGACCTGCTCTTTGTAAAGGGTCCAAAAGAAGGAGAAAAGGCACTCACGCAACTCTGCTCTATCTCACTGCCTGCATGA
- a CDS encoding (5-formylfuran-3-yl)methyl phosphate synthase: MKVLVSPMNLEEALESLKGGADIIDVKNPAEGSLGANFPWVIRSVKGLVEEHGKLLSATVGDLDFKPGTASLAALGAAVAGADYIKVGLYGVRSSEQVYEMMEKVVKAVKDYNPSAYVVAAAYADHSRVGSVSPLAIAEPASNAGCDGIMVDTAIKDGKNLFEFMTREDLEKFIDSARDGGMFCALAGTLSWEHIDILKDLRPDIIGVRTMVCESGRNSKIKSELVSKLMQAVR, translated from the coding sequence ATGAAGGTGCTCGTATCACCCATGAATCTCGAAGAGGCGTTGGAATCTCTAAAGGGCGGAGCAGACATAATAGACGTGAAAAACCCGGCTGAGGGGTCTCTCGGGGCGAATTTTCCGTGGGTTATCAGAAGTGTTAAGGGTCTGGTCGAAGAACACGGAAAGCTTCTGAGCGCCACCGTGGGAGATCTCGATTTCAAGCCAGGAACTGCAAGCCTTGCGGCTCTGGGGGCGGCAGTTGCTGGGGCAGATTACATAAAGGTTGGACTTTATGGAGTTAGAAGTTCAGAGCAGGTTTACGAGATGATGGAGAAGGTCGTAAAGGCCGTTAAGGATTACAACCCCTCGGCATACGTTGTTGCGGCAGCATACGCTGATCACTCGAGAGTGGGATCGGTTTCACCTCTTGCAATTGCTGAGCCTGCATCCAATGCTGGATGCGATGGAATAATGGTCGATACGGCAATAAAGGACGGAAAAAACCTGTTTGAGTTCATGACCAGAGAAGATCTGGAGAAATTCATCGACTCTGCGAGGGATGGGGGAATGTTCTGTGCGCTTGCAGGGACGCTTTCCTGGGAACACATAGACATTCTGAAGGACCTTCGCCCCGATATAATCGGTGTCAGAACAATGGTGTGTGAGAGCGGAAGAAACTCAAAGATAAAAAGCGAACTCGTGTCAAAGCTCATGCAGGCAGTGAGATAG
- a CDS encoding HisA/HisF family protein: MDIYFVMDIKNGRAVAGKAGRRDEYVEVGKVSRAVNTSDPLEILEILRPRNVYVADLDRIESKGDNSDIISGISDMSVKLIADLGYRTLDEARDLPFTPVIGTETFDLMELEDGNYIVSIDIKSRLLDRSGKFRNVEEVLEYLNSFRLSGVLVLPIHSVGTMKFDFSVVEEALRISDHDVLTGGGISSYEDLEIARDMGISGVLLATAIHRGTIDVEVLRVGKL, from the coding sequence ATGGACATTTACTTCGTGATGGACATCAAAAATGGTAGGGCAGTTGCAGGCAAGGCGGGCAGAAGGGATGAATATGTCGAGGTCGGGAAAGTTAGCCGTGCCGTAAACACGAGCGATCCTTTGGAGATTCTTGAGATTTTGAGGCCCAGAAATGTCTATGTGGCGGATCTCGACAGAATTGAAAGCAAAGGGGACAACTCGGACATAATTTCGGGAATTTCTGACATGTCCGTTAAGCTGATTGCTGATCTGGGATACCGGACCTTAGATGAGGCAAGAGACCTGCCATTCACTCCGGTCATTGGTACAGAAACTTTTGATCTCATGGAGCTTGAAGATGGCAACTACATCGTGAGCATCGACATAAAATCCAGGCTGCTCGACAGAAGCGGAAAATTCCGGAATGTCGAAGAGGTGCTTGAGTACCTCAACTCCTTCAGGCTCTCAGGGGTTCTCGTTCTGCCCATTCACAGTGTGGGGACCATGAAGTTCGATTTTTCCGTAGTTGAGGAGGCACTCAGGATTTCAGATCATGATGTGCTGACAGGAGGTGGCATTTCCAGCTATGAAGACCTGGAGATTGCAAGGGATATGGGCATCAGCGGTGTGCTGCTTGCTACAGCGATACACAGGGGCACGATAGATGTCGAGGTTTTGAGAGTGGGGAAATTATAG
- a CDS encoding ribose-phosphate diphosphokinase yields MKLIAGPSSPLLAKRLSEAAKIDIADTTYRKFPDGELYVRVNDASDDRYVVVNSINSNEDLVYLLLIFEALSEKEIIAVIPYMGYARQDRAFLEGEAVSIRAIARLIEGYAERVITVNIHSSEAKNHFRKLVEVDAMPLIGEHYRERDVIMLSPDKGSLSRVRVAAQVAGCDFDYLEKTRIDAENVVIQPKNLDVGGRKVVIVDDIISTGGTMVTAAKQLAGNAEGIEAACVHAVLASNALNKLYSAGISEVISTDTVERQISKLSAAELISEVILD; encoded by the coding sequence ATGAAACTCATTGCAGGCCCATCTTCTCCATTGCTTGCAAAGAGGCTGTCTGAGGCTGCAAAAATTGATATCGCCGACACAACGTACAGAAAGTTTCCTGATGGGGAACTCTACGTCAGGGTAAACGATGCATCCGATGACAGATATGTGGTCGTGAACAGCATAAATTCAAATGAGGATCTGGTTTATCTTCTTCTGATTTTCGAAGCTCTCTCTGAGAAGGAGATCATCGCAGTAATCCCGTACATGGGTTATGCCAGACAGGACAGGGCGTTTCTTGAGGGTGAGGCTGTCAGCATAAGGGCGATTGCAAGGCTGATTGAGGGTTATGCCGAGAGGGTAATAACGGTCAACATCCACAGCAGCGAGGCAAAAAATCACTTCAGGAAGCTTGTTGAGGTCGATGCCATGCCTCTGATTGGGGAGCATTACAGGGAAAGAGATGTTATTATGCTCTCACCGGATAAGGGTTCTCTCTCAAGGGTTAGGGTTGCTGCACAGGTTGCAGGCTGTGATTTTGATTATCTCGAAAAAACGAGGATTGATGCGGAAAATGTTGTGATACAGCCAAAAAATCTGGATGTCGGGGGCAGGAAGGTCGTGATAGTTGATGATATCATCTCCACGGGAGGCACGATGGTTACTGCAGCAAAACAGCTTGCGGGAAATGCTGAAGGCATCGAAGCTGCCTGTGTGCATGCAGTTCTTGCCTCAAACGCTCTGAACAAGCTGTATTCCGCCGGAATCTCTGAGGTCATTTCGACTGATACTGTGGAGAGGCAGATAAGTAAGCTAAGTGCAGCGGAACTGATCTCAGAGGTGATACTGGATTGA
- a CDS encoding acyl-CoA thioesterase, translating into MKFEIEIWFGDLDAYGHVNNAVFARFLETARVKFFRERFGKVEPTFVLRRIEIDFISPMFLGETAVVEMGVGEIGNTSWEFVYTIREKKTGREVLRARTIQVWVDLKENKKIPIPDGVKKVLEAEKVSP; encoded by the coding sequence TTGAAGTTCGAGATTGAGATCTGGTTCGGGGACCTTGATGCCTACGGGCACGTTAACAACGCAGTTTTTGCGAGATTTCTTGAGACTGCGAGAGTGAAATTTTTCAGAGAGAGGTTTGGAAAGGTGGAGCCCACCTTTGTGCTGAGACGCATTGAAATCGACTTCATTTCTCCAATGTTTCTTGGAGAAACTGCTGTGGTCGAAATGGGTGTGGGCGAGATTGGTAACACGAGCTGGGAATTTGTATACACGATAAGAGAAAAGAAAACCGGACGGGAGGTTCTCAGAGCCAGAACGATTCAGGTATGGGTGGATCTGAAAGAAAATAAGAAAATACCCATTCCGGATGGCGTTAAAAAAGTTCTTGAGGCGGAGAAGGTGAGCCCATGA
- a CDS encoding inorganic phosphate transporter, with amino-acid sequence MTDVFIWLTIAVGLYMAWNIGANDAANSMATSYGSKALTLRQIIIMAGILEFLGAFLYGKRVTHTIAKGIVPIEALDSNLVVIGALSAILAASIWITVATYYRLPVSTTHSIVGAMVGFGLAAVSQDYIRLEDIQWGALYRIVLSWIVSPIAGAVIAFLLFTIIKISLLSRFRNESVEHVFRYLQVITAGYMAFAHGSNDVANATGPMAAAMGYLGTETPAWILMLGGIGITIGIATWGYRVIMTVGERITELTYTRGFSAEFATATTVIMASTLGMPISTTHTLVGSVIGVGLAGGIASIDLSVVKRIIASWLLTVPVAAGLAIVFYTLMVVLV; translated from the coding sequence ATGACAGATGTGTTTATCTGGCTTACAATAGCCGTTGGCCTTTACATGGCCTGGAATATCGGTGCAAACGACGCTGCAAACTCCATGGCGACATCATACGGAAGTAAAGCATTAACGCTCAGACAGATCATAATAATGGCCGGTATTCTTGAGTTTCTTGGAGCGTTTCTGTATGGAAAAAGAGTTACGCATACAATAGCAAAGGGCATAGTCCCCATTGAAGCCCTCGATAGCAATCTTGTTGTTATCGGCGCCCTTTCAGCCATTCTGGCGGCGAGTATATGGATAACAGTGGCAACATACTACCGGCTCCCTGTTTCCACCACGCACTCGATTGTGGGGGCGATGGTTGGCTTTGGACTCGCTGCGGTAAGCCAGGATTACATAAGGCTTGAGGACATACAGTGGGGCGCTCTCTATAGGATCGTACTCAGCTGGATTGTATCTCCAATTGCGGGCGCAGTGATCGCCTTTCTGCTCTTCACGATAATAAAAATCTCTCTTCTTTCAAGATTCCGCAATGAGTCTGTGGAACATGTTTTCAGGTATCTTCAGGTTATTACGGCCGGTTACATGGCTTTTGCACATGGAAGCAACGACGTTGCCAACGCCACAGGTCCAATGGCTGCCGCCATGGGTTACCTCGGCACAGAAACTCCAGCTTGGATACTGATGCTCGGAGGTATTGGAATAACCATCGGAATTGCTACATGGGGATACAGGGTGATAATGACAGTAGGAGAGAGAATTACCGAGCTCACATACACAAGAGGGTTTTCGGCGGAATTCGCAACTGCCACCACAGTCATAATGGCATCCACACTCGGCATGCCCATATCGACAACACACACTCTTGTGGGGAGTGTCATAGGTGTGGGTCTTGCAGGAGGTATCGCAAGCATCGACCTTTCAGTGGTGAAAAGAATTATAGCATCCTGGTTGCTTACTGTTCCTGTGGCAGCAGGTCTGGCGATAGTGTTTTACACCCTGATGGTGGTGCTTGTATGA
- a CDS encoding TIGR00153 family protein, with product MKFVRSVADVFGYSPFEDLHRHAELCDRAVEKLMEQFRFSKDGECDRVRELEKEIDSMEYQADLIKQEIRANVTKSLLMPVDRQDLLNFLKMQDQIIDNCEHVTHMISYKIISANEEIWELLFELLSRVRETVNEYEKLVEHFKGLIESSFSKKEINEALDHVPVIEELEHRCDKIQIKLHRKIFNSKSENVLDLILLNEIVVKLGEIANSTARAANTFRTMILGR from the coding sequence ATGAAGTTTGTTAGAAGTGTTGCAGACGTGTTTGGGTATTCGCCATTCGAAGACCTTCACAGGCATGCTGAACTCTGTGACAGGGCGGTTGAAAAACTCATGGAGCAGTTCAGGTTCAGTAAGGATGGTGAATGTGATAGGGTGAGAGAACTTGAAAAAGAGATAGACAGCATGGAGTATCAGGCTGACCTGATTAAGCAGGAGATCCGGGCGAATGTTACCAAATCACTGTTGATGCCTGTCGACAGGCAGGATCTGCTGAATTTTCTGAAAATGCAGGATCAGATCATCGATAACTGCGAACATGTAACCCACATGATCTCATACAAGATAATCTCTGCCAATGAGGAAATCTGGGAGTTGCTGTTCGAACTTCTTTCCCGGGTGAGGGAGACTGTGAATGAGTATGAAAAACTTGTAGAGCACTTCAAAGGTCTCATTGAGTCATCGTTCTCCAAAAAAGAGATAAATGAAGCTCTCGATCATGTCCCGGTAATAGAGGAGCTTGAGCACAGATGTGACAAAATACAGATCAAGCTGCACAGAAAAATTTTCAATTCTAAATCGGAGAATGTTCTCGACCTCATACTTCTGAACGAGATTGTTGTTAAGCTGGGGGAGATCGCAAACAGCACTGCGAGGGCCGCCAACACGTTCAGAACCATGATCCTGGGGAGGTAG
- a CDS encoding cofactor-independent phosphoglycerate mutase, whose protein sequence is MKHLILIPDGLADWEVEELGNKTPLDYADPENMNYLAKEGICGVAETIPDGFEPGSDIANMTILGVDPRRYYTGRGPIEAMAMGVEGRIFFRCNLVYVEKGVMVDYSGNRIGNEEARRAFEALNKACSYDFVSFHHGVSFRGILSLHSEFDEIPRTYPPHDIMGERFEKYLPANGSLAKLLNELMEWSVEVLAEIESRANMIWPWSGGKRPEFPKFAEKYGLRGAMISEVDLLRGVGKAMDMDVIEVAGATAYMDTNYRGLARATLKALKSHDVVVLHTEGIDEVGHEGEAEKKVEAILMYDEKIVGYLLDRLDLDETKIMLIPDHPTPVKLRTHVAEEVPFVIKDGKRDGVSRFTEKECRKGKLGRVDGLRLMELLMGI, encoded by the coding sequence ATGAAGCATCTCATCCTCATTCCTGATGGACTCGCGGACTGGGAAGTCGAGGAACTCGGGAATAAAACGCCCTTGGACTATGCCGATCCTGAGAACATGAACTATCTTGCAAAAGAGGGCATCTGCGGAGTGGCGGAGACAATCCCGGATGGCTTCGAGCCGGGGAGCGACATAGCCAACATGACGATACTCGGGGTGGATCCCAGAAGATACTACACCGGCAGAGGCCCAATAGAAGCAATGGCGATGGGCGTTGAGGGCAGGATATTCTTCAGGTGCAATCTGGTGTACGTGGAGAAGGGCGTGATGGTGGACTACAGCGGGAACAGGATTGGCAATGAGGAGGCAAGAAGGGCTTTCGAGGCACTCAACAAAGCCTGCAGTTATGACTTCGTAAGCTTCCACCACGGCGTAAGCTTCAGAGGGATTCTCTCGCTTCACAGTGAATTTGACGAAATCCCGAGGACGTATCCGCCCCACGACATTATGGGGGAGAGGTTCGAGAAATATCTGCCAGCAAACGGTTCTTTGGCCAAGCTGCTGAACGAGCTGATGGAGTGGAGCGTGGAAGTTCTTGCAGAAATTGAGAGCAGAGCGAACATGATATGGCCGTGGAGCGGAGGAAAAAGGCCAGAATTTCCGAAATTCGCTGAGAAGTACGGCCTGAGAGGGGCGATGATCAGCGAGGTTGACTTGCTCAGGGGTGTGGGAAAGGCGATGGACATGGACGTCATAGAGGTGGCTGGAGCTACAGCCTACATGGACACCAACTACAGGGGGCTCGCCAGGGCTACGCTCAAAGCCCTAAAGAGCCATGACGTTGTCGTGCTCCATACCGAGGGCATAGACGAGGTCGGGCATGAAGGTGAGGCTGAGAAGAAGGTCGAGGCGATACTGATGTACGACGAGAAGATTGTTGGATACCTGCTGGACAGGCTGGATCTGGATGAGACGAAGATAATGCTCATCCCAGATCATCCAACACCGGTGAAGCTGAGAACCCACGTCGCCGAGGAGGTGCCGTTTGTGATCAAGGACGGTAAAAGAGATGGTGTCAGCAGGTTCACGGAGAAGGAATGCAGAAAAGGGAAGCTGGGAAGGGTTGACGGGCTCAGGCTCATGGAGCTTTTGATGGGGATTTGA
- a CDS encoding prenyltransferase/squalene oxidase repeat-containing protein → MNKKSVLLVSLLLFLTVMGIKVNLNSEKESGSKFSNHDFFESNWTENTLRLIRASRTVDGGYAGFNTKPELYSTYYFVMISDFIGLEPLYRQETVEHLERELEKFDTSKNTLEDLYYISKSLYYLDKARSYEHRNKIMGLLSSYQVESGGFANAVGGVPTGFANLAASELMGLYQIPSEKFYEYMYSKYLNDSYMRDLFHLEEVIVSLHNIGVDVKRLPNIDQRKDYLNEVKKEILSLKELKKSGNLAYVLAYLNVASILNESPGIPDEVIRYIISQQNRDGGFGFDFSPVSNEFGTYAALKIIVESGYEIPNREKIAKLVTLHELPTGGYTPIVRGLAAAKYTYYAVSILKDLNESYDKSVETFFEHRFWEAVEDLKSGRYNFDFYPSIAGLTLLGKAVERDVVIDACMPYVEMFASGELDNLQVFYECMTALKLVNTTLKGDTRDKIIYRIYGFERDGYFCMEKDCNIVEAQKETMEFIEVLKYLNTEPKNKESLVEWLKSQQNSDGGFGLDNKSNILSTYFVVKSLKILGETPENPDGVLEFLERCKRKVGGFSFTAEDEKPTIITTYYGVKTARLIEGGVT, encoded by the coding sequence GTGAACAAAAAATCTGTATTGCTTGTTTCTCTCCTACTGTTTTTAACAGTTATGGGGATTAAGGTGAATTTGAACTCAGAAAAGGAATCTGGCAGCAAGTTTTCAAATCATGATTTCTTTGAAAGCAACTGGACAGAAAACACTCTCAGGCTTATAAGAGCATCAAGAACTGTGGATGGTGGTTACGCAGGATTCAATACTAAACCAGAACTGTATTCTACGTACTATTTTGTAATGATTTCAGATTTCATTGGTTTGGAGCCACTATACAGGCAGGAAACTGTAGAACATTTGGAGAGGGAACTTGAAAAGTTCGACACATCAAAAAATACACTTGAAGACCTCTACTATATCTCCAAATCTCTGTATTATCTCGACAAAGCAAGGTCTTATGAGCACAGGAATAAAATAATGGGTCTGCTGAGTTCATACCAGGTGGAAAGTGGAGGTTTTGCAAATGCTGTTGGGGGTGTTCCAACCGGATTTGCCAATCTTGCAGCCTCTGAGTTAATGGGCTTGTATCAAATCCCATCTGAAAAATTTTACGAATACATGTATAGTAAATACTTGAATGATAGTTATATGAGAGACTTATTCCACCTTGAAGAAGTTATCGTCTCTCTCCACAACATAGGAGTGGATGTGAAAAGATTGCCAAATATTGACCAGAGAAAAGACTATCTAAACGAGGTTAAAAAAGAAATTCTTTCCCTAAAAGAGCTGAAAAAATCAGGAAATCTGGCGTATGTACTTGCGTATTTAAATGTTGCAAGTATATTAAATGAGTCTCCAGGAATACCAGATGAAGTGATTAGATATATAATCTCCCAACAAAACAGGGATGGAGGTTTCGGTTTTGATTTTAGTCCTGTTTCTAACGAATTTGGAACGTATGCGGCTCTTAAAATTATCGTGGAATCAGGTTATGAAATCCCAAATAGGGAAAAAATAGCCAAGCTCGTGACACTTCATGAATTGCCTACAGGAGGATACACGCCGATCGTAAGAGGTCTGGCTGCAGCAAAATACACGTATTATGCGGTAAGCATCCTTAAGGATTTAAATGAATCCTACGACAAATCTGTGGAGACTTTTTTTGAGCATAGATTCTGGGAAGCTGTCGAAGACCTGAAATCTGGAAGGTACAATTTTGATTTCTACCCAAGCATTGCAGGATTAACTCTTCTGGGGAAGGCTGTGGAGAGAGACGTTGTTATCGATGCATGTATGCCGTATGTCGAGATGTTTGCAAGTGGAGAACTTGACAATCTTCAGGTGTTTTATGAGTGCATGACAGCTCTCAAATTAGTAAATACAACTCTGAAAGGTGATACAAGGGATAAAATAATATACAGAATTTATGGGTTCGAAAGGGACGGATACTTTTGCATGGAAAAAGATTGCAACATCGTGGAAGCTCAAAAAGAGACAATGGAATTCATAGAGGTGCTGAAATACCTGAACACCGAGCCGAAAAACAAAGAGAGCTTGGTGGAGTGGCTAAAATCACAGCAAAATAGCGATGGCGGATTCGGATTGGACAACAAGTCGAACATTCTAAGCACGTATTTTGTTGTGAAGAGTCTCAAAATATTGGGTGAAACTCCAGAAAATCCCGATGGAGTTCTTGAATTTCTGGAAAGGTGTAAGCGAAAAGTTGGTGGGTTCAGTTTTACGGCAGAAGACGAAAAACCAACGATTATCACCACATACTATGGGGTGAAGACGGCAAGGCTAATTGAAGGTGGTGTAACTTGA
- a CDS encoding type II toxin-antitoxin system HicB family antitoxin, with protein MKLSVIVWREEEWYIITEVFTGVTTQGKTIEEAVENIKEAVELYLEEMPEIREELERRDVVGVLNVEIAEIVG; from the coding sequence ATGAAACTCAGTGTAATTGTCTGGAGAGAAGAGGAGTGGTACATCATCACAGAAGTCTTCACAGGCGTTACGACGCAGGGCAAGACGATAGAGGAGGCAGTTGAAAACATAAAGGAGGCTGTGGAGCTATATCTGGAGGAAATGCCGGAAATCAGGGAGGAGCTTGAAAGAAGGGATGTCGTAGGTGTGCTGAATGTCGAAATTGCCGAGATTGTCGGGTGA
- a CDS encoding type II toxin-antitoxin system HicA family toxin translates to MSKLPRLSGEDVIKVLTRKFGFRVSRQRGSHVSLVKYAGGRKITTVVPLHDELRPGTLLGILKLAEIEKEEFIRSLK, encoded by the coding sequence ATGTCGAAATTGCCGAGATTGTCGGGTGAAGATGTCATTAAAGTTCTCACCAGAAAATTTGGCTTCAGAGTCAGCAGGCAGAGAGGTAGCCATGTATCCTTAGTTAAGTACGCCGGTGGAAGGAAGATTACCACTGTTGTCCCACTGCATGATGAGCTCAGGCCCGGAACGCTCCTGGGAATCCTGAAGCTGGCAGAAATCGAGAAAGAGGAGTTCATCAGAAGTTTAAAGTAG
- a CDS encoding ATP-binding cassette domain-containing protein produces MMLVTTGVCKSFGNHEVLKGIDFRVAPGEFAAIFAPSGSGKTTLLNIFATVLKPDKGDVRINGKSVLKISENELNILRRDYIGYAYQSCKMVNSLTLADNLTLPLSIKGTPKSEGIRIAKEIAERLALTNRLGKYPFQLSFGERKRAVIAMALCKKPKLAIIDEPTANLDDSNGRVVLELLDEFRKSNDAAVVVATHDERVKEYADRVYFLHECGLHADVK; encoded by the coding sequence ATGATGCTTGTGACCACAGGAGTCTGCAAAAGCTTTGGAAATCATGAAGTCCTGAAAGGCATTGACTTCAGAGTTGCTCCCGGAGAATTTGCAGCAATTTTTGCTCCATCGGGATCGGGTAAAACAACGCTCCTCAACATCTTTGCAACAGTTCTCAAACCGGATAAGGGAGACGTGAGGATAAACGGTAAAAGTGTCCTGAAAATATCAGAAAACGAACTGAATATCCTGAGGAGGGATTACATAGGATACGCCTATCAGTCCTGCAAGATGGTAAACTCGCTAACTCTGGCCGACAATCTCACGCTACCCCTATCAATCAAAGGTACTCCTAAAAGTGAGGGTATCAGAATAGCGAAGGAAATTGCCGAGAGGCTTGCTCTGACAAACAGACTTGGAAAGTATCCCTTTCAGCTCAGTTTTGGCGAGCGGAAGAGGGCAGTCATAGCAATGGCTCTGTGCAAAAAGCCCAAGCTTGCAATCATTGACGAGCCGACAGCAAATTTAGATGATTCAAATGGCAGAGTAGTTCTGGAATTGCTTGACGAATTCAGAAAGAGTAATGACGCTGCGGTGGTGGTGGCAACACACGATGAGCGTGTAAAGGAGTATGCCGATAGGGTGTATTTCCTGCATGAGTGTGGGCTGCACGCAGATGTTAAATGA